The Arachis ipaensis cultivar K30076 chromosome B07, Araip1.1, whole genome shotgun sequence genome includes a window with the following:
- the LOC107608870 gene encoding E3 ubiquitin-protein ligase SHPRH isoform X2, with protein sequence MGRKKSKPHRSGGLIVETNSTAEAELDKQNVEGTSKGGNDDFVEVDIPYFVEVDRSGWLSGEHLDVSEVVLRDLNLREGFSGFELCEDFYQDPRYLLRFRVSNVNNVLSRIKLGHWPVLPYTDIHLEFVKRDAIDNLEQCTVLLSGIFDGPDEGVSALVHLASLKFFTLRPVLGIRISEDISSLRVRVEILKCAFDACESLLDVSRQLWKRSMMNVTSWLRPEIVTSEVRYGFGSCMKMEVDPQAETGNNTSSTRKHTRFDPAGFYEAIKPSKSEPMLEDDIPELLPELRPYQRRAAFWMIEREKRMEESQRERERIQFHSPLCMHLDFLDTSTKMFFNPFSGNISLCPETSSPYVFGGILADEMGLGKTVELLACIFAHRRSASESDILVEPVPQVNEDQNVTLKRLKRERVECICGSVSESLKYEGLWVQCDICDAWQHADCVGYSARGKSLKSRHGCEGKTYKTTIAVRDGEYVCQMCSELIQVTESPIASGATLIVCPAPILPQWHDEIIRHTRSGSLKTCIYEGVRETSLSNTSIMDISELATADIVLTTYDVLKEDLSHDSDRHEGDRHFLRFQKRYPVVPTLLTRIYWWRVCLDEAQMVESNTAAATEMALRLHSKHHWCITGTPIQRKLDDLYGLLRFLKASPFNTYKWWTEVIQDPYEKGDMGAMEFTHRVFKQIMWRSSKEHVADELDLPSQEECLSWLTLSPVEEHFYQRQHETCVIDAHEVIESLRNDILNRKDPGSASLNSLSDSLITHSEAGKLLNALLKLRQACCHPQVGSSGLRSLQQSPMTMEEILMVLISKTKVEGEEALRRLVVALNGLAAIATIQNELSQAALLYHEALTLAEEHSEDFRLDPLLNIHVHHNLAEMLPQAADLALRVSSKEKQFSRTSRKHFIDKVDHCLLKRQKVSGCDDTKFSAASVELSNSASSLSEDDLNENQDVDDVAVCTVKSLTAECEDLKQKYLSVFSTKLCAAEQEFQNSYMQVSNGFSDSKADQNMFWWLEALHHAEQNKDFSAELSRKIEEAISAAANSSKSSKIAARFRSISSLKYQIQTGLDQLETSRKGLLDRLLEIDQTMEQPNEEDIDRMGKCQTCQPNCDGPPCILCELDELFQDYEARLFVLKNERGGIISSAEEAVDLQKKNFALNHFLSKLSKSNHRATASQIDNEESKKRNVGQRVVVSRSASELELILGVIKNYCKGRLGRDIVTAATKHLHVFEGMRKEFGYARSLALAQAQYLRAHDEIKMAVSRLHLRANEDDKSLDALGEDELFAASSNFSHDKFMSLNMLSQIKGKLRYLKGLVESKQKLPLGSPDSSSLTQEITALPNSTEERGAVIFKADEETCPICQEKLGSQKMVFQCGHVTCCKLLRNNGSH encoded by the exons ATGGGGAGGAAAAAAAGTAAACCTCATCGATCAGGGGGGTTAATAGTTGAAACAAATTCTACTGCTGAAGCAGAATTGGATAAGCAGAATGTTGAAGGGACAAGTAAAGGAGGAAATGATGATTTTGTTGAAGTTGATATACCCTATTTTGTTGAAGTTGATCGGTCTGGTTGGTTGTCAGGTGAGCACCTTGATGTTTCTGAGGTTGTCTTGAGGGATTTAAATTTGAGAGAAGGGTTTTCTGGTTTTGAACTGTGTGAGGATTTTTACCAGGATCCACGGTACTTGTTGAGATTTCGAGTGTCTAATGTCAATAATGTTCTTAGTCGAATCAAGTTAGGTCATTGGCCTGTGTTACCCTATACTGATATTCATCTAGAGTTTGTGAAAAGGGATGCAATAGACAATTTGGAACAATGTACCGTGCTGTTGTCTGGGATTTTTGATGGACCTGATGAAGGTGTTTCTGCCCTTGTTCACTTGGCAAGTTTGAAATTTTTCACATTGAGGCCAGTTCTTGGGATTAGGATTTCAGAAGATATTTCTTCTCTCAGGGTAAGAGTTGAAATACTAAAGTGTGCCTTTGATGCTTGTGAGTCACTTCTTGATGTGTCTAGACAACTATGGAAAAGGAGTATGATGAATGTCACGTCTTGGCTACGTCCAGAAATAGTAACTTCAGAAGTTAGGTATGGATTTGGTAGCTGTATGAAAATGGAAGTTGATCCACAGGCAGAGACCGGAAATAACACATCCAGCACCAGAAAACACACAAGATTTGATCCTGCTGGTTTTTATGAAGCCATTAAGCCTTCAAA ATCTGAGCCAATGCTTGAAGATGACATACCTGAGTTACTTCCTGAACTGAGGCCTTATCAACGACGTGCAGCTTTCTGGATGATTGAACGGGAGAAACGAATGGAAGAAAGTCAGCGTGAAAGAGAAAGAATTCAGTTTCATTCTCCATTATGCATGCATTTGGATTTTCTGGATACAAGTACTAAAATGTTTTTCAATCCATTCAG TGGGAATATTTCTTTGTGCCCGGAGACATCTTCGCCTTATGTATTTGGAGGCATTCTTGCTG ATGAGATGGGCTTGGGAAAAACTGttgaattacttgcttgcatCTTTGCTCACCGGAGATCAGCATCTGAAAGTGATATACTAGTTGAACCAGTGCCTCAAGTTAATGAAGACCAAAATGTCACTTTAAAAAGACTCAAAAGGGAGCGTGTGGAGTGTATATGTGGATCTGTGAGTGAAAGTCTGAAATATGAAGGACTATGGGTTCAATGTGATATTTGTGATGCTTGGCAGCATGCTGATTGTGTTGGTTATTCAGCTAGAGGAAAATCACTGAAATCAAGACATGGATGTGAAGGCAAGACATATAAAACCACAATAGCTGTAAGGGATGGTGAATATGTATGTCAGATGTGCTCTGAACTAATACAAGTGACTGAATCTCCCATTGCATCGGGTGCCACTCTTATTGTCTGCCCAGCTCCTATTTTGCCCCAGTGGCATGATGAAATTATACG CCATACGCGCTCGGGATCCTTGAAAACTTGTATTTATGAAGGCGTGCGGGAGACTTCTTTATCCAACACATCTATAATGGATATCAGTGAACTCGCCACTGCTGACATTGTGTTAACTACCTATGATGTGCTTAAAGAGGATTTATCCCATGATTCTGATAGACATGAAGGTGATCGACACTTTTTGAGATTTCAAAAGAG GTACCCAGTTGTCCCAACTCTTCTCACCAGGATATATTGGTGGAGGGTTTGTTTGGACGAGGCTCAAATGGTGGAAAGTAATACTGCTGCTGCCACTGAAATGGCTCTAAGACTCCATTCTAAGCATCATTGGTGCATAACAGGAACCCCAATTCAGCGCAAGCTTGATGATTTATATGGGCTGCTAAGGTTTCTTAAAGCTAGCCCTTTCAATACATACAAGTGGTGGACTGAAGTTATTCAAGATCCTTATGAG AAGGGAGATATGGGAGCTATGGAATTTACACACAGAGTTTTCAAACAAATCATGTGGCGTTCTTCTAAAGAACATGTTGCAGATGAATTGGACCTTCCGTCTCAGGAGGAGTGTCTCTCTTGGCTTACACTCTCACCAGTAGAAGAGCACTTTTATCAGAGGCAACATGAAACCTGTGTCATAGATGCCCATGAAGTTATTGAAAGTTTGAGAAATGATATCCTTAATAGAAAAGACCCAG GTTCTGCATCTTTAAATAGTTTGTCAGATTCTTTAATCACTCACTCAGAGGCAGGGAAGCTACTGAATGCTCTGCTGAAACTTCGTCAGGCTTGTTGTCACCCCCAAGTTGGGAGTTCTGGTCTGCGTTCCCTCCAGCAGTCACCTATGACCATGGAGGAAATACTAATG GTTCTTATAAGCAAGACTAAGGTAGAAGGTGAGGAAGCTCTTAGAAGGTTAGTTGTTGCTCTGAACGGGCTTGCAGCAATAGCAACAATACAAAACGAATTATCTCAAGCTGCATTGCTGTACCACGAAGCTCTGACGTTGGCTGAAGAGCATTCTGAGGATTTCCGCTTGGATCCTTTGTTGAATATCCATGTTCATCATAATCTTGCCGAAATGCTCCCACAGGCTGCAGACCTTGCCCTGAGAGTGTCCTCTAAAGAAAAGCAGTTCTCTCGAACATCCAGAAAGCATTTTATTGACAAGGTTGATCATTGTCTTTTGAAGAGGCAAAAAGTAAGTGGCTGTGATGACACGAAATTTTCAGCGGCTTCGGTAGAACTATCCAATTCTGCATCCAGCCTTTCAGAAGATGACTTAAATGAGAATCAGGATGTTGATGATGTAGCTGTCTGCACTGTCAAATCTCTGACAGCAGAATGTGAAGATTTGAAGCAGAAATACTTATCCGTGTTCAGTACAAAGCTATGTGCAGCTGAACAGGAGTTTCAAAACTCATACATGCAG GTTAGTAATGGATTTAGTGACAGCAAAGCAGATCAAAATATGTTTTGGTGGCTAGAAGCACTTCATCATGCTGAACAGAACAAGGATTTCTCAGCCGAGTTGTCTAGAAAGATTGAAGAAGCGATCTCAGCAGCTGCAAATAGTTCAAAGTCATCAAAAATAGCTGCTCG TTTTCGGAGCATATCATCTCTGAAGTATCAAATTCAGACAGGCTTGGATCAGTTAGAGACCTCTCGGAAAGGTCTATTAGATCGACTGCTAGAAATTGACCAAACGATGGAACAACCAAATGAAGAAGATATTGACCGTATGGGTAAATGTCAAACTTGCCAACCTAATTGTGATGGTCCCCCATGCATTCTGTGTGAACTAGATGAACTCTTCCAG GATTATGAAGCAAGACTATTTGTTCTTAAGAATGAACGTGGCGGAATAATTTCATCCGCTGAGGAGGCAGTagatcttcagaagaagaatttcGCATTGAATCATTTCCTCTCAAAGCTATCAAAATCTAATCACAGAGCAACAGCATCTCAAATTGATAATGAAGAATCAAAGAAAAGGAATGTTGGACAGAGAGTTGTG GTTTCAAGATCAGCATCTGAATTGGAGCTTATTCTCGGTGTTATAAAGAACTATTGCAAGGGTCGATTGGGAAGGGACATTGTCACAGCAGCAACCAAGCATTTACATGTTTTTGAG GGAATGAGGAAGGAGTTTGGCTATGCGAGATCTTTAGCTCTAGCTCAAGCTCAGTACCTACGGGCCCATGATGAAATAAAGATGGCTGTTTCCCGTTTGCACTTAAGGGCAAATGAGGATGATAAATCTCTTGATGCTTTAGGTGAAGATGAGCTATTTGCAGCTAGCTCAAACTTTTCGCATGATAAGTTTATGTCGTTGAACATGTTGTCACAGATAAAAGGAAAGCTCCGCTACTTAAAG GGTTTGGTAGAATCTAAGCAAAAGCTGCCATTGGGAAGTCCAGATAGTTCTTCATTAACTCAAGAGATAACTGCATTGCCAAACTCTACAGAAGAGAGGGGTGCAGTCATATTTAAAGCTGACGAAGAAACATGTCCAATTTGCCAAGAAAAGCTTGGCAGTCAGAAAATGGTATTTCAATGTGGGCATGTTACGTGCTGCAAAT TGCTCAGAAACAATGGTTCCCATTGA